Proteins from a genomic interval of Collinsella sp. zg1085:
- the folE gene encoding GTP cyclohydrolase I FolE, protein MVDYDKVVQATRLLLEGIGEDPMREGLLDTPARVARMYTELLAGNGTNAREHLSTTFSVEASDLVIERDIAFYSMCEHHLLPFYGKAAIGYIPRGKVAGLSKLARTVEVYAQRLQLQERLCSQVADALMHYLDPVGVIVYMEAEHMCMTMRGVKKPGACTTTLACRGAFLDDPRLEQRFLSLITA, encoded by the coding sequence ATGGTTGATTACGATAAAGTTGTGCAGGCAACGCGCCTTTTGCTTGAAGGCATAGGGGAAGACCCTATGCGTGAAGGACTTCTTGACACGCCCGCACGCGTTGCGCGCATGTACACTGAGCTCCTTGCAGGAAACGGTACCAACGCTCGCGAGCACCTATCCACAACATTTTCGGTTGAAGCGTCTGATTTGGTGATTGAGCGCGATATTGCCTTCTATTCAATGTGTGAGCATCATCTTCTGCCGTTTTATGGCAAGGCAGCAATTGGATATATTCCGCGCGGTAAGGTCGCCGGTCTTTCTAAGCTTGCGCGCACGGTTGAGGTGTATGCTCAGCGCTTACAGCTCCAAGAACGTTTGTGTTCGCAAGTTGCTGATGCGCTTATGCACTATCTCGACCCGGTTGGCGTGATTGTGTATATGGAAGCAGAGCATATGTGCATGACCATGCGCGGTGTAAAAAAACCAGGGGCATGCACTACAACGCTAGCATGCCGCGGTGCTTTTCTTGATGACCCGCGCTTAGAACAGCGCTTTTTGTCGCTCATAACAGCGTAG
- the folB gene encoding dihydroneopterin aldolase: MENQMKHHVSTQDTSTLAPYETHTALKPHMPQAQLTQIDIAHMDCVHIDGLEVFARHGVYSAEHELDQKFVISLTLYTNLQHAGITDELEYSIDYATTAQLIDCFVREHHFKLIESIAEGIAQRMFSHYPTVVGVRVRVDKPWAALGLPVRSCGVEIERVRQRAEQA; the protein is encoded by the coding sequence ATGGAAAACCAGATGAAGCATCACGTAAGCACCCAAGACACATCAACACTCGCTCCTTATGAGACGCATACGGCGCTCAAGCCTCATATGCCCCAAGCTCAGCTCACCCAAATAGATATTGCTCATATGGATTGTGTTCATATTGATGGGCTTGAAGTGTTTGCTCGCCATGGTGTTTATTCAGCAGAGCATGAACTTGACCAGAAGTTTGTTATTTCCCTAACGCTTTATACCAATTTGCAGCATGCCGGCATAACGGATGAACTTGAGTACTCAATTGACTATGCAACAACTGCTCAGTTAATCGATTGTTTTGTACGTGAGCATCACTTTAAGCTCATTGAATCAATTGCAGAAGGTATTGCACAGCGTATGTTTTCACATTATCCCACGGTTGTGGGCGTGCGCGTGCGCGTGGATAAACCTTGGGCGGCGTTAGGTCTTCCTGTGCGTTCTTGTGGTGTTGAGATTGAGCGTGTACGGCAAAGAGCTGAGCAGGCATAA
- a CDS encoding glutamate-5-semialdehyde dehydrogenase, whose amino-acid sequence MATSIEDMVIERAKAAKEASRHLGFASNETRQAAVHAMAAALRARTPEILQANEFDMQQAQEQGIAAGLLDRLLLTPERMAAMADALDSLAELPDPVGRVLEHRTISQGLDLTKVSVPLGLVAMVYEARPNVTADAAGICIRTGNACILRGGSLAQHSCVAIAHVLSDALEALGLPRDALSIIETTDRAATGVLMAQRGIVDVLIPRGGAGLIQRCVRESLVPVIETGTGNCHIYVHESANLSQAIPIILNAKTQRVGVCNAAESLLVDEAIAGSFIPEIARALLEAGVLLHGDERSCKLIGDMPEATRDGESLVVRATEDDWGREYLALEMSIKVVSGLREAIHHINCYGTGHSESILAEDTDACEQFLLEVDASAVYANASTRFTDGGEFGLGAEIGISTQKLHARGPFAAEALTTTKYVLRGSGQVRP is encoded by the coding sequence GTGGCAACTTCAATTGAGGATATGGTAATTGAGCGCGCTAAAGCTGCAAAAGAAGCTTCGCGCCACCTAGGCTTTGCATCAAATGAGACCCGCCAGGCAGCGGTGCATGCTATGGCAGCTGCGCTGCGCGCGCGGACGCCCGAAATACTTCAAGCAAATGAGTTTGATATGCAGCAAGCTCAAGAGCAAGGCATAGCCGCTGGTCTTCTTGACCGCTTGTTGCTTACGCCCGAGCGCATGGCTGCCATGGCTGATGCCCTTGATTCACTTGCAGAGCTGCCAGACCCGGTGGGACGTGTGCTTGAGCATCGCACTATCAGCCAAGGTCTCGACCTCACTAAGGTATCGGTGCCGCTTGGCCTAGTGGCAATGGTGTATGAAGCACGTCCAAATGTCACTGCTGATGCAGCAGGTATTTGTATTAGAACCGGTAACGCATGTATCTTGCGCGGTGGGTCTTTGGCGCAGCATTCGTGTGTTGCTATTGCGCATGTGCTATCAGATGCGCTTGAGGCATTGGGTTTGCCGCGTGATGCCTTAAGTATTATCGAGACCACCGACCGAGCAGCTACCGGTGTTTTAATGGCACAGCGCGGTATTGTTGATGTGCTCATTCCGCGGGGCGGAGCTGGGTTGATTCAGCGCTGCGTGCGCGAGAGTTTGGTTCCTGTTATAGAAACAGGCACAGGCAACTGTCACATATATGTACATGAGTCCGCTAATCTCAGTCAGGCAATCCCCATTATCCTGAATGCAAAGACGCAGCGTGTGGGCGTTTGCAATGCTGCGGAGTCCTTGCTGGTTGACGAGGCAATTGCCGGGAGCTTTATTCCTGAGATAGCGCGTGCACTACTTGAGGCTGGGGTTTTGCTTCATGGTGATGAGCGTAGTTGCAAGCTCATAGGTGATATGCCAGAGGCAACGCGAGACGGCGAGTCTCTTGTTGTGCGAGCAACTGAAGATGACTGGGGACGCGAGTATTTAGCGCTTGAGATGAGCATCAAGGTGGTATCTGGTCTTCGCGAGGCAATACATCACATCAATTGTTATGGTACGGGGCACTCCGAGTCAATTCTTGCAGAAGATACAGATGCCTGTGAGCAGTTCTTGCTAGAGGTTGATGCTAGTGCTGTGTATGCAAATGCTAGCACTCGTTTTACTGATGGCGGAGAGTTTGGCTTGGGTGCAGAAATTGGCATTTCAACGCAGAAATTACATGCACGCGGTCCTTTTGCAGCAGAGGCGCTTACAACTACAAAATATGTTCTACGCGGTTCTGGTCAGGTGCGCCCGTAG
- a CDS encoding HD family phosphohydrolase, with protein MAELSAGISREGALELLQAHNKDDFHLEHATTVEATMKYFAREFDPEHEEFWGIVGLLHDLDWEEHEDEPQKHTLFAAEWIEAAGGTPELIRAIQTHTSDFNPELPRPELMMEKILFATEELTGLIGAAVIMRPSKSVMDFTVKSLKKKFKDKRFAAGVSRDVIRSGAELLGWELDDLFARTIEAMQSFAPDRDSFVAAQA; from the coding sequence ATGGCTGAATTATCCGCAGGAATAAGTCGAGAAGGCGCGCTTGAGTTGCTACAAGCTCATAACAAGGATGACTTTCATCTTGAACATGCAACAACAGTTGAAGCAACTATGAAGTATTTTGCCCGTGAGTTTGACCCTGAGCATGAAGAGTTTTGGGGAATCGTTGGTTTGCTTCACGACCTTGACTGGGAAGAGCATGAAGACGAGCCTCAAAAGCACACCTTATTTGCTGCTGAATGGATTGAGGCAGCAGGCGGCACGCCGGAGCTCATTCGTGCTATCCAAACTCACACCAGCGACTTTAATCCTGAGCTACCACGCCCTGAACTCATGATGGAAAAGATTCTTTTTGCAACTGAGGAGCTTACCGGTCTTATTGGCGCTGCGGTGATTATGCGACCCAGCAAAAGCGTTATGGACTTTACCGTTAAGTCTCTTAAAAAGAAGTTTAAGGATAAGCGCTTTGCCGCCGGTGTGTCGCGCGACGTTATACGTTCAGGCGCTGAGTTACTGGGCTGGGAGCTGGACGATTTATTTGCGCGCACCATTGAGGCCATGCAAAGCTTCGCACCCGACCGCGATAGCTTTGTTGCAGCTCAGGCGTAA
- the proC gene encoding pyrroline-5-carboxylate reductase, which yields MSRIGVIGCGKMGSAIVMGMVQHEYIEPEHITVVDNHIELAERLGTSLNVCVGEDNLEAARGVDMLILAVKPQHIEAVLDEVEPVLAPGALIISIAAGVTLKRLATLVGTSRKLVRVMPNLPAQVHAGMTAITPNELVQDLEVASVLELFECMGDAVLVPETYMDAVTALSGSGPAYVCLFIEAMADAAVLLGLPRDLAYRLAEQTVAGSAAYLQKTATHPAVLKDEVASPGGTTIAALAELEARGLRSAVIEAMRVCAQRNQEL from the coding sequence ATGTCACGTATTGGTGTAATTGGTTGCGGAAAAATGGGCTCAGCAATTGTTATGGGCATGGTCCAGCATGAGTATATTGAGCCGGAACACATTACGGTAGTTGATAATCACATCGAGTTGGCTGAGCGGCTTGGCACGTCGCTGAATGTGTGTGTCGGCGAGGATAACCTAGAGGCTGCACGTGGTGTCGATATGCTTATCTTAGCGGTAAAACCCCAGCATATCGAGGCTGTTCTTGATGAGGTTGAGCCGGTGCTGGCTCCTGGTGCGCTTATTATTTCAATAGCTGCCGGCGTAACTCTAAAACGCCTTGCGACGCTTGTGGGAACCTCGCGCAAGCTGGTGCGCGTTATGCCTAACCTTCCGGCTCAGGTACATGCTGGCATGACAGCCATTACTCCTAATGAGTTGGTGCAAGACCTTGAAGTCGCCTCGGTGCTTGAGCTGTTTGAGTGCATGGGTGACGCGGTCTTGGTGCCCGAAACCTACATGGACGCGGTTACTGCTCTATCAGGTAGCGGTCCTGCCTATGTTTGCCTATTTATTGAGGCTATGGCTGATGCGGCTGTATTGCTTGGCTTGCCCCGTGATTTGGCGTATCGCTTGGCTGAGCAAACCGTTGCAGGAAGTGCCGCGTATTTGCAAAAAACAGCTACACACCCGGCTGTTCTTAAGGACGAAGTTGCCTCACCAGGTGGTACCACCATCGCTGCGCTGGCAGAACTTGAAGCGCGTGGGCTTCGCAGTGCCGTGATTGAAGCGATGCGGGTATGCGCTCAGCGCAATCAGGAGCTGTAG
- a CDS encoding CarD family transcriptional regulator: MFCIGEHIIHPGQGVCRVTGIENTPAPMLLLEAKKGHAKTLMRYPLAQADRLHSCITREEAEHIMATYSEIACDTHTERNSSLEESYFKQQLKKGAPETVRVLKTMLQRIQDAHNHDKKPSSYYARILKEAHKRSVEELSIALHMSEEELMVQLDTLNATFIEPSNN; encoded by the coding sequence ATGTTTTGTATTGGCGAGCATATTATTCATCCAGGCCAAGGTGTTTGTAGGGTAACAGGAATTGAAAACACTCCTGCACCCATGCTTTTGCTTGAAGCAAAAAAGGGACACGCTAAAACCCTCATGCGCTATCCCTTGGCGCAGGCAGACCGCCTTCATAGCTGCATTACCCGCGAAGAAGCTGAACATATCATGGCAACGTATAGCGAAATTGCTTGCGATACCCACACCGAGCGCAATTCTTCTCTCGAAGAAAGCTATTTTAAGCAGCAGCTTAAAAAGGGCGCACCAGAGACTGTCCGTGTTTTGAAAACCATGTTGCAACGCATACAGGATGCGCACAATCATGATAAAAAACCCAGTAGCTACTATGCGCGCATCCTCAAAGAAGCACATAAACGCAGCGTTGAAGAGCTCTCGATTGCGCTTCATATGAGCGAAGAAGAGCTTATGGTTCAACTCGATACGCTCAATGCCACCTTTATAGAGCCAAGCAACAACTAA